In the genome of Fusarium fujikuroi IMI 58289 draft genome, chromosome FFUJ_chr02, one region contains:
- a CDS encoding MCH2-like monocarboxylate permease family protein: MGDNDEKKTSRSPEPEMGSARRSLDTTTTEEGDVITPVQEVQRQISSQEKENGDMFPPRTDVPPPPPNGGYGWVCCACVATINAHTWGLNSSYGVFLAHFIANNTFPGATSLHYAFVGSLSIACAMLVSPLATLCVREFGTKPTLFAGIVLETASLICASFATKIYQLFLTQGVLFGLGMGCLFVPSVGIVPQWFTTRRSLANGISAAGSGLGGLLYSLAAGAIIRNISLAWAYRILGIIVFVVNIICTILVKDRNKIIGSRQAPFDLGLLKRAEFILLLGYGWFSMLGYVVLIFSLANYANFIGLDASQAAMVSAIFNLGQAAGRPFIGYFSDRTGRINMACGTTWLAAILVFAIWINAKSYGLLLFFTIVGGGMAGTYWATVAPVTAEVVGLADVPAALNLTWVIISLPCTFSTPIALQIVAGTGKYIGAQIFVGVMYIAGGLCLFFLRGWKIGELREIARATNHDPEEIHRVRSQASGAISIKSRRVGRKKMIAECYKPSKV; the protein is encoded by the coding sequence ATGGGAGACAACGACGAGAAAAAGACTTCCCGGTCCCCTGAGCCGGAGATGGGTTCGGCTCGGAGGAGTCTCGACACCACCACTACCGAAGAAGGCGATGTCATCACTCCAGTCCAGGAAGTTCAACGGCAAATTTCGAGccaggagaaggagaatggTGATATGTTTCCCCCGAGAACAGATGTACCGCCTCCGCCACCCAATGGAGGCTATGGCTGGGTTTGCTGTGCCTGTGTTGCGACTATCAACGCCCATACATGGGGTCTCAACTCGAGTTACGGAGTCTTTCTCGCTCACTTCATCGCAAACAACACATTCCCCGGAGCAACATCTCTTCACTACGCCTTTGTCGGATCATTGAGTATTGCTTGTGCCATGCTTGTCTCACCCCTTGCTACACTCTGCGTCCGCGAATTCGGCACAAAACCTACTCTCTTCGCCGGTATCGTATTGGAAACCGCTAGCTTGATATGCGCTAGCTTTGCGACCAAGATATATCAACTCTTCCTCACACAGGGTGTCCTCTTTGGTCTGGGAATGGGCTGCCTCTTTGTTCCCAGCGTCGGTATCGTTCCTCAATGGTTCACAACTCGTCGATCTCTCGCAAACGGTATCAGTGCCGCTGGTTCGGGTCTCGGTGGTTTGTTATACTCCTTGGCAGCTGGAGCTATCATCAGGAACATCAGTCTCGCATGGGCGTACAGGATACTCGGTATCATTGTCTTCGTCGTCAATATCATCTGCACTATTCTTGTCAAGGATCGTAACAAGATCATTGGCTCTCGTCAAGCACCCTTCGACCTCGGACTTCTCAAACGTGCTGAGTttatcttgcttcttggttATGGATGGTTCAGCATGCTAGGATACGTGgttctcatcttcagtcTGGCAAACTATGCCAACTTCATTGGTCTCGATGCCTCTCAAGCAGCCATGGTCAGCGCCATCTTCAATCTGGGTCAGGCTGCTGGCCGTCCTTTCATCGGGTACTTCAGTGATCGCACAGGGCGAATCAACATGGCCTGCGGCACAACTTGGCTGGCTGCAATTCTCGTCTTTGCTATCTGGATCAACGCCAAGTCTTAtggacttcttctcttcttcaccatcgTGGGAGGTGGCATGGCCGGAACCTACTGGGCAACAGTGGCTCCAGTCACAGCCGAGGTCGTCGGTCTTGCTGACGTCCCTGCTGCTCTCAACTTGACTTGGGTCATCATCAGCTTGCCTTGTACGTTCAGCACACCCATTGCTCTACAGATTGTCGCCGGCACCGGAAAGTACATCGGCGCCCAAATCTTTGTCGGCGTAATGTATATCGCTGGCGGACTgtgcctcttcttcctgcgcGGCTGGAAGATTGGCGAACTTCGTGAGATCGCTCGTGCTACGAATCACGATCCCGAGGAAATACATCGTGTTAGATCTCAAGCGAGCGGTGCTATCAGTATCAAGAGCAGGAGAGTTGgtcggaagaagatgatAGCTGAGTGCTATAAACCCAGCAAGGTTTAG